Proteins from one Nakamurella multipartita DSM 44233 genomic window:
- a CDS encoding alpha/beta hydrolase: MSARHRRPDDSDPSDPGADPTRTGPVVGPDGVVLRVGDPEHLLDGVRLEVDWMLGEQNREFSWADGRWTLELSRPAAWRIEYQLTLRRDGDTVWTPDPDNPRRVPNPFGDKSEIRFPEYREPNWLLTPADGPVTEIRTPNGRLTQPVPVKLWSPAGLPAATAAPLLLVHDGSDMADRGHLLSWAAEHARTRPLRVALLDPPHGLRDQWYSADPDYSAHMAEVVLPALTSRVLTGPIVGLGASLGALAMLTLQRRHPGSVSGLALQSGSFFTATLDPQESGYSHFDRICAAVRQVAAGPDLSVDAPPRSVPTLITCGAIEENRFNNEAMADALRAQQYPLTFRLVPDAHTMIGWRDAWYPALNELLRGLR; encoded by the coding sequence ATGTCAGCCAGGCACCGGCGACCGGACGACTCCGACCCGAGCGATCCGGGGGCCGATCCGACCCGCACCGGTCCCGTGGTCGGCCCGGACGGGGTGGTGCTGCGGGTCGGCGATCCCGAGCACCTGCTCGACGGAGTCCGGCTCGAGGTCGACTGGATGCTCGGCGAGCAGAACCGCGAATTCAGCTGGGCCGACGGTCGCTGGACCCTGGAGCTGTCCCGGCCCGCCGCATGGCGGATCGAGTACCAGCTGACGCTCCGGCGCGACGGTGACACGGTGTGGACCCCCGATCCCGACAATCCGCGGCGGGTGCCCAACCCGTTCGGCGACAAGTCCGAGATCCGGTTCCCGGAGTACCGGGAGCCCAACTGGCTGCTCACCCCGGCCGACGGGCCGGTCACCGAGATCCGCACCCCGAACGGCCGGCTGACCCAGCCGGTGCCGGTCAAGCTCTGGTCACCGGCCGGCCTGCCCGCCGCCACCGCGGCGCCGCTGCTGCTGGTGCACGACGGGTCCGACATGGCCGACCGCGGCCACCTGCTGTCCTGGGCGGCCGAGCACGCCAGGACCCGGCCGCTGCGCGTGGCCCTGCTCGATCCGCCGCACGGGCTGCGCGATCAGTGGTACTCCGCGGACCCCGACTACAGCGCGCACATGGCCGAGGTGGTCCTGCCGGCGCTGACCTCCCGGGTGCTCACCGGACCGATCGTCGGCCTGGGGGCCAGCCTGGGCGCGCTGGCCATGCTGACCCTGCAGCGCCGCCATCCCGGGTCGGTCTCCGGCCTGGCCCTGCAGTCGGGCTCGTTCTTCACCGCGACACTGGACCCGCAGGAGAGCGGCTACAGCCACTTCGACCGGATCTGCGCGGCCGTCCGGCAGGTGGCCGCCGGACCGGACCTGTCCGTTGACGCACCGCCGCGGTCGGTGCCGACCCTGATCACCTGCGGGGCGATCGAGGAGAACCGTTTCAACAACGAGGCGATGGCGGACGCGCTGCGGGCCCAGCAGTACCCGCTCACGTTCCGGCTGGTGCCCGACGCGCACACGATGATCGGCTGGCGGGATGCCTGGTACCCGGCGCTGAACGAGCTGCTGCGCGGCCTGCGCTAG
- a CDS encoding esterase family protein: MTRTEYHRLDAPSLGGSAEIAVHGHFGRPVLWFPSEGGAPWDFENNGMLDAVRPAVDEGRITVFCVSSFDHDSWSASWMPLGDRARNHRRYEDWIIWQVLPFIRDRMGGRDDVATAGPSMGAFHAVLFALRHPHVFGRAVALSGNYDPWSWRAWGESDEDTYLTSPLQFLPGTHGGHLDYLRSRLAITLVVGSGQWEDTTGANHSTRALAHVLADKQIPHELFVWGHEWPHDWPSWRAQAAIYLPALG; this comes from the coding sequence ATGACCCGCACCGAGTATCACCGGCTGGACGCCCCCTCCCTCGGCGGGTCCGCCGAGATCGCGGTGCACGGCCACTTCGGGCGGCCGGTGCTCTGGTTTCCCAGCGAGGGGGGCGCGCCCTGGGACTTCGAGAACAACGGCATGCTCGACGCCGTTCGCCCGGCCGTGGACGAGGGCCGGATCACCGTGTTCTGCGTGTCCTCCTTCGACCACGACTCGTGGTCGGCGTCCTGGATGCCACTGGGTGACCGGGCCCGCAACCATCGCCGGTACGAGGACTGGATCATCTGGCAGGTGCTCCCGTTCATCCGGGACCGGATGGGCGGCCGGGACGACGTGGCCACCGCCGGGCCGTCGATGGGCGCCTTCCACGCGGTGCTGTTCGCCCTGCGGCACCCGCACGTGTTCGGCCGCGCGGTGGCCCTGTCCGGCAACTACGACCCGTGGAGCTGGCGGGCCTGGGGTGAGTCCGACGAGGACACCTACCTGACCAGCCCGCTGCAGTTCCTGCCGGGCACCCACGGCGGTCACCTGGACTATCTGCGGTCGCGGCTGGCGATCACCCTGGTCGTCGGCAGCGGCCAGTGGGAGGACACCACCGGCGCGAATCATTCGACGCGGGCGCTGGCGCACGTGCTGGCCGACAAGCAGATCCCGCACGAGCTGTTCGTCTGGGGTCACGAGTGGCCGCACGACTGGCCGAGCTGGCGGGCCCAGGCGGCCATCTACCTGCCGGCCCTGGGCTGA
- a CDS encoding serine hydrolase domain-containing protein gives MTTDLLADFVRANTEADLGVYGVQAQRDGGPPIAHRFRSDDRVNLYSVSKGFTAVALGLAEAEGRLSLDDRLLDHFPELAPVAADGVERITLYQLLTMSSGSSHEWFADHPIHAPDLLAEIVAAPLVAEPGTRFNYTGSGPYAAARALARATGATVRDYLLPRLFTPLGLHNPQWLRCPLGYPTAESDLLLRTEELGRFALLLVREGTWTDGRQLIPAEFVRRMGTDVVDCSTGPARPSGEPDERTYGLGVWPRPGGRYQLHGRYGQFAIIDRQRGAAVTCTAHTEREDALMDALHGLVLDRMG, from the coding sequence GTGACCACCGACCTGCTGGCCGATTTCGTCCGCGCGAACACCGAGGCGGACCTGGGGGTCTACGGCGTCCAGGCGCAGCGCGACGGGGGGCCGCCGATCGCCCACCGGTTCCGGTCCGACGACCGGGTGAACCTCTATTCGGTGTCCAAGGGCTTCACCGCGGTCGCCCTGGGCCTGGCCGAGGCGGAGGGCCGGCTGAGCCTGGACGACCGGCTGCTGGACCACTTTCCCGAGCTGGCCCCGGTGGCCGCCGACGGCGTCGAGCGGATCACCCTGTACCAGCTGCTCACCATGAGCAGTGGCAGCAGCCACGAATGGTTCGCCGACCATCCGATCCACGCGCCCGACCTGCTGGCCGAGATCGTCGCCGCACCGCTGGTCGCCGAACCCGGGACCCGGTTCAACTACACCGGTTCCGGGCCCTACGCGGCGGCCCGCGCGTTGGCCCGGGCGACCGGGGCGACCGTGCGGGACTACCTGCTGCCCCGGCTGTTCACCCCGCTGGGCCTGCACAATCCGCAATGGCTGCGCTGCCCGCTGGGCTACCCCACCGCGGAAAGCGACCTGCTCCTGCGGACCGAGGAGCTGGGCCGGTTCGCCCTGCTGCTGGTCCGCGAGGGCACCTGGACCGACGGGCGGCAGCTCATCCCGGCCGAGTTCGTCCGGCGGATGGGCACCGACGTGGTGGACTGCTCGACCGGCCCGGCCCGCCCGTCCGGTGAACCGGACGAGCGGACCTACGGGCTGGGCGTCTGGCCGCGGCCGGGCGGGCGCTACCAGCTGCACGGCCGGTACGGCCAGTTCGCGATCATCGATCGGCAACGCGGCGCCGCGGTCACCTGCACCGCGCACACCGAGCGCGAGGACGCGCTGATGGACGCGCTGCACGGCCTGGTGCTGGACCGAATGGGGTGA
- a CDS encoding ATP-grasp domain-containing protein, protein MTLPRRDSTTHLIGLLLGTENDWPTAFQTLTKRLDPISYRGEAHHVDTERITIEPFDLRAPVRHDVVIDRLAWWYYHPREWLKKAALVNDTYLLNNPFTFQAMEKHSAYCAMIRLGFDIPDTVLVPYKNPVDHEKWAYTAERYNLPFDLDEVASRVGYPMFMKPFDGGAWRGVSRIDDQEALHKAYNESGQMLMHLQAAAPYESFARSLTIGPETKIMRFRPELPMHDRYEVSHNFLQPEAGMEILALSRTINAFFRWEFNSCEALVTGTSVKPIDYANACPDIAITSLHYYFPWAITQLVAWSVFCAVTERKPQVDTNSRAWYDVADDPELNWAAKLGRYALMADQYFEADRYREFCATSLASLPEIVYDWITSAEFDALLVDTVRTTYPAHEHERFLAHFRGLIGLWVADQR, encoded by the coding sequence ATGACCCTCCCCCGCCGGGACTCGACCACGCATCTGATCGGCCTGCTGCTGGGCACCGAGAACGACTGGCCGACGGCATTCCAGACCCTGACCAAGCGGCTCGACCCGATCAGTTACCGCGGTGAGGCGCACCACGTGGACACCGAGCGGATCACCATCGAGCCGTTCGACCTGCGCGCGCCGGTCCGGCACGACGTCGTCATCGACCGGCTGGCCTGGTGGTACTACCACCCGCGGGAATGGCTGAAGAAGGCAGCGCTGGTCAACGACACCTACCTGCTCAACAACCCGTTCACGTTCCAGGCGATGGAGAAGCACTCCGCGTACTGCGCGATGATCCGGCTGGGCTTCGACATCCCGGACACCGTGCTGGTGCCCTACAAGAACCCGGTCGATCACGAGAAGTGGGCCTACACCGCCGAGCGGTACAACCTGCCGTTCGACCTGGACGAGGTGGCCTCCCGGGTCGGGTATCCGATGTTCATGAAGCCGTTCGACGGCGGCGCCTGGCGCGGTGTCTCCCGGATCGACGATCAGGAGGCCCTGCACAAGGCCTACAACGAATCCGGGCAGATGCTGATGCACCTGCAGGCGGCGGCCCCGTACGAGTCGTTCGCCCGGTCCCTGACCATCGGACCGGAGACCAAGATCATGCGGTTCCGGCCCGAACTGCCGATGCACGACCGGTACGAGGTCTCACACAACTTCCTGCAGCCCGAGGCCGGGATGGAGATCCTCGCCCTGTCCCGGACGATCAACGCGTTCTTCCGGTGGGAGTTCAACTCCTGCGAGGCGCTGGTCACCGGCACCTCGGTCAAACCCATCGACTACGCCAACGCCTGCCCGGACATCGCGATCACCTCGCTGCACTACTACTTCCCGTGGGCCATCACCCAGCTCGTCGCCTGGTCCGTGTTCTGCGCGGTCACCGAGCGAAAGCCGCAGGTGGACACCAACTCCCGGGCCTGGTATGACGTCGCGGACGATCCCGAGCTGAACTGGGCGGCCAAGCTCGGCCGGTACGCGCTGATGGCCGACCAGTACTTCGAGGCCGACCGGTACCGGGAGTTCTGCGCGACCTCCCTGGCCTCGCTGCCGGAGATCGTCTACGACTGGATCACCTCGGCCGAGTTCGACGCGCTGCTGGTCGACACCGTGCGGACCACCTATCCCGCGCACGAGCACGAGCGGTTCCTGGCCCACTTCCGCGGGCTGATCGGGCTGTGGGTGGCCGACCAGCGCTAA
- a CDS encoding alpha/beta hydrolase has protein sequence MNPRSRRLRPAALVLVGVALAACSTSVAGTASLGTGVPTAGTSASASGSAPAGSGAPSTATGTAVVPAGLERFYEQDLDWGSCASLAVSDETKFYRAPSLQCADLTVPLSYDDPDGQTITLKVLRKPATDQANRIGSVVVNPGGPGASGVEIAGVYGSYGLAKDINAQLDFVGFDPRGVGASTPEIRCQTDAERDATRATTVRTRTPDEVQAADALTQQFAQGCAALSGPADGIDGAAFLGSVGTANVAKDMDVLRAALGDRQLTYIGWSYGTSIGTEYARQFPENVRAMILDGAVDPNEDPAASAVGQSEGFQQAFDDFAASCVEQGQCPLGQDADGATAAYQALVRPLLDKPLPLADGRVLTFSDATTGTFSALYSEAGWPTLTKALTALAAGDGTELMASADSYLGRDAQGHYNNLQDAFVAIGCIDGSRTVDPAQAQQIAEKVAAAAPFLASGDPPVAVKDACDYWAAPPVPLQPVASVPGLPQVLVISTTHDPATPYQAGVNLASTLDARLLTVDGTNHTAYLGTGNDCADQIGNDYLLNLTLPADDATC, from the coding sequence GTGAATCCCCGATCACGTCGGCTCCGGCCCGCCGCCCTTGTCCTCGTCGGTGTGGCGCTGGCCGCCTGCTCCACCTCGGTGGCCGGCACCGCGAGCTTGGGCACGGGGGTGCCGACGGCGGGAACGTCCGCATCGGCATCGGGATCAGCACCGGCCGGGTCGGGGGCGCCCTCGACCGCGACCGGCACCGCGGTGGTGCCCGCCGGGCTGGAGAGGTTCTACGAGCAGGACCTGGACTGGGGTTCCTGCGCCTCGCTGGCCGTCTCCGACGAGACCAAGTTCTACCGGGCGCCGTCGCTGCAGTGCGCGGACCTGACGGTGCCGTTGTCCTACGACGACCCCGACGGCCAGACCATCACCCTTAAGGTGCTGCGCAAGCCGGCCACCGACCAGGCCAACCGCATCGGTTCGGTGGTGGTCAACCCGGGTGGGCCCGGGGCCTCCGGGGTTGAGATCGCCGGCGTCTACGGGTCCTACGGGCTGGCCAAAGACATCAACGCCCAACTGGACTTCGTCGGCTTCGACCCGCGGGGCGTCGGCGCGTCCACGCCGGAGATCCGCTGCCAGACCGACGCCGAACGCGACGCCACCCGGGCCACCACCGTCCGGACCCGCACCCCGGACGAGGTGCAGGCGGCCGACGCGCTGACCCAGCAGTTCGCCCAGGGGTGCGCGGCGCTGTCCGGCCCGGCCGACGGGATCGACGGGGCCGCCTTCCTGGGCAGTGTCGGGACCGCCAACGTGGCCAAGGACATGGACGTGCTGCGGGCCGCGCTCGGCGATCGACAGCTGACCTACATCGGCTGGTCCTACGGCACCTCGATCGGCACCGAGTACGCCCGGCAGTTCCCGGAGAACGTCCGAGCGATGATCCTGGACGGCGCGGTGGATCCGAACGAGGACCCGGCCGCCTCCGCGGTCGGCCAGTCCGAGGGCTTCCAGCAGGCCTTCGACGACTTCGCGGCCTCGTGCGTCGAGCAGGGCCAGTGCCCCCTGGGTCAGGACGCCGACGGGGCCACCGCCGCGTATCAGGCGCTGGTCCGTCCGCTGCTGGACAAGCCGCTGCCGCTGGCCGACGGGCGCGTGCTGACCTTCAGCGACGCCACCACCGGCACCTTCAGCGCCCTGTACAGCGAGGCCGGCTGGCCGACCCTGACCAAGGCGTTGACCGCGCTGGCCGCCGGGGACGGCACCGAGCTGATGGCCTCGGCCGACTCCTACCTGGGACGGGACGCGCAGGGCCACTACAACAACCTGCAGGACGCCTTCGTGGCGATCGGTTGCATCGACGGTTCGCGCACGGTCGACCCGGCCCAGGCTCAGCAGATCGCCGAGAAGGTGGCCGCCGCGGCGCCGTTCCTGGCCAGCGGGGACCCGCCGGTCGCGGTCAAGGATGCGTGCGACTACTGGGCCGCCCCTCCGGTGCCGCTGCAGCCGGTGGCCAGCGTGCCCGGCCTGCCCCAGGTGCTGGTCATCTCCACCACCCACGACCCGGCCACGCCCTACCAGGCCGGGGTGAACCTGGCCTCGACCCTGGACGCCCGGCTGCTGACCGTGGACGGCACCAACCACACCGCCTACCTGGGCACCGGCAATGACTGTGCCGACCAGATCGGCAACGACTACCTGCTGAACCTGACCCTGCCGGCCGACGACGCGACCTGCTGA
- a CDS encoding RNB domain-containing ribonuclease, with product MLARTILAPPKAIDFDAIRDELGIPDGYPAAAVAQAQEAAAEPPPLADPLDVPFVTLDPPGSRDLDQAVHLSRRGTGFLVRYAIADVAGFVEPQGPLAAETWRRGATLYSPDRSTPLHPTELSEGAASLLPGAHRPAVVWTIELDSAGEPTAADVRRSAVRSVAQLDYPSTQVDADAGRLHPSIELLPQIGALRRLLGRARGAINLDIPDTEVVRGPDGRWTLVRRAVLPIEQHNAEISLLTGICAARIMLDGGVGLLRTLPPPTPEQVELLRRATAVLGIAWPPSMPVAEVIAGLDGDRPRDAAFLEDAVRLLRGAGYTAFDGAPPAQAEHGGVGGPYAHVTAPLRRLADRYATEVCLALHAGRPVPDWARTALPDLPATMTAADRKAADLNRACAGAVSAFVLHGREGEQFAATVLQLEPQKNRAIVLLREPPVRAHCPPDGLTEGSVITVQLVSADPAAHRFVVKPV from the coding sequence ATGCTGGCCCGGACGATCCTCGCCCCGCCCAAGGCCATCGACTTCGACGCGATCCGCGACGAGCTGGGGATCCCCGACGGGTACCCGGCGGCCGCGGTGGCGCAGGCGCAGGAGGCGGCCGCCGAGCCGCCCCCGCTGGCCGACCCGTTGGACGTGCCGTTCGTGACGCTGGATCCGCCCGGGTCGCGCGACCTGGATCAGGCGGTGCACCTGTCCCGCCGGGGGACCGGCTTCCTGGTCCGGTACGCGATCGCCGACGTGGCCGGCTTCGTCGAACCGCAGGGCCCGCTGGCCGCCGAGACCTGGCGGCGCGGCGCAACCCTGTACAGCCCGGACCGGTCGACGCCGCTGCATCCCACCGAGCTGTCCGAGGGTGCGGCCAGCCTGCTGCCCGGAGCGCACCGGCCGGCGGTGGTCTGGACGATCGAGCTGGACAGCGCCGGCGAGCCGACCGCGGCCGATGTGCGCCGCAGCGCCGTGCGCTCGGTCGCCCAGTTGGACTATCCCTCGACCCAGGTCGACGCCGACGCCGGCCGGCTGCACCCCTCCATCGAGCTGCTGCCGCAGATCGGCGCCCTGCGGCGGTTGCTGGGCCGGGCCCGCGGCGCGATCAATCTGGACATCCCGGATACCGAGGTGGTGCGCGGGCCGGACGGCCGGTGGACCCTGGTCCGGCGGGCGGTGCTGCCGATCGAACAGCACAACGCCGAGATCAGCCTGCTCACCGGGATCTGCGCGGCCCGGATCATGCTCGACGGCGGGGTCGGACTGCTGCGGACCCTGCCGCCGCCCACCCCCGAGCAGGTCGAGTTGCTGCGCCGGGCGACCGCGGTGCTGGGCATTGCCTGGCCGCCGTCCATGCCGGTCGCCGAGGTGATCGCCGGGTTGGACGGCGACCGGCCGCGGGACGCCGCGTTCCTGGAGGACGCGGTCCGCCTGCTGCGCGGGGCCGGGTACACCGCATTCGACGGGGCGCCCCCGGCCCAGGCCGAGCACGGGGGCGTCGGCGGCCCCTATGCGCACGTCACCGCGCCCCTGCGCCGGCTGGCCGACCGCTACGCCACCGAGGTGTGCCTGGCCCTGCACGCGGGTCGGCCGGTTCCGGACTGGGCGCGCACCGCGCTGCCGGACCTGCCGGCGACGATGACCGCGGCCGACCGCAAGGCGGCCGATCTGAACCGGGCCTGCGCCGGGGCGGTGTCGGCGTTCGTGCTGCACGGTCGGGAGGGCGAGCAGTTCGCCGCGACCGTGCTGCAGCTGGAACCGCAGAAGAACCGGGCGATCGTCCTGCTGCGCGAGCCCCCGGTGCGGGCCCACTGCCCACCGGACGGCCTGACCGAGGGGTCGGTGATCACCGTGCAGTTGGTCTCGGCCGATCCCGCGGCCCACCGGTTCGTCGTGAAGCCGGTCTGA
- a CDS encoding glycosyltransferase, whose product MNLLGPAAIGVVIPARNESGRIDRCLAAVTASVAHLRRVAPAVDVKIVVVADRCTDHTVDLLAGWRDVRTVLSHAGRVGAARAAGVRSALAEWAADGVRPERSWIANTDADSVVPVHWLATHRAAAERGAGLLLGTVRPDPGELDDEVAARWYRRHQLSDGHLHVHGANLGVRADWYLAVGGFADVTGDEDVALAAAVSAAGGVFERTGAGPVVTSARLDGRAPAGLAGYLRQLSATPDTVVEGFPA is encoded by the coding sequence GTGAATCTTCTTGGTCCGGCGGCGATCGGGGTGGTCATCCCGGCCCGGAACGAATCGGGACGCATCGACCGCTGCCTGGCCGCGGTGACTGCCTCGGTGGCGCACCTGCGGCGCGTCGCCCCGGCGGTGGACGTCAAGATCGTGGTGGTGGCCGACCGCTGCACCGACCACACCGTCGACCTGCTCGCCGGCTGGCGCGACGTGCGCACGGTGCTCAGCCACGCCGGCCGGGTGGGCGCGGCCCGCGCCGCCGGGGTGCGCAGCGCGCTCGCCGAGTGGGCCGCCGACGGGGTGCGGCCCGAGCGGAGCTGGATCGCCAACACGGACGCGGATTCGGTCGTGCCGGTGCACTGGCTGGCCACGCACCGGGCGGCCGCCGAACGGGGCGCCGGGCTGCTGCTGGGCACCGTCCGACCCGACCCGGGGGAGCTGGACGACGAGGTGGCGGCCCGGTGGTACCGGCGGCACCAGCTCTCCGACGGGCATCTGCACGTGCACGGCGCCAACCTGGGGGTGCGGGCCGACTGGTACCTGGCGGTCGGCGGTTTCGCCGACGTCACCGGCGACGAGGACGTCGCGCTGGCCGCGGCGGTGAGCGCCGCCGGTGGGGTGTTCGAGCGGACCGGCGCCGGCCCGGTGGTGACCAGCGCGCGCCTGGACGGCCGGGCCCCGGCCGGGCTGGCCGGCTACCTGCGGCAGCTCAGCGCCACCCCGGACACGGTGGTCGAGGGCTTCCCGGCCTGA
- a CDS encoding bifunctional PIG-L family deacetylase/class I SAM-dependent methyltransferase, whose amino-acid sequence MTTGTAAVPTVPVFDRNDTGTPEDRWRASRIDERAAPLNLDGIDRVLVLSAHPDDETLGAGGLLARLQARGRPIQVIVASDGEGSHPGSPTHPPERLAALRRAELDRALHRLAPSATVRRLGLPDGTLATEHERLVAAALEALEPAAPGTLLLTPWRDDAHPDHEAVARAGEQAAAATGARVLQFPIWAWHWAGPDDARLHDSRLAVLALADDELAAKRAAIAEHRSQVSALSPDPADRPVLHEAFLAHFRRPYEIFLPVERTLPTDYFEALYEVKDDPWGLGANWYEQRKRAITESSLTRPRFRSAFEPGCAIGLLTELLAPRCARLLAADLADSAVAATRRRVADQPHVQVRRIAVPEQWPSERFDLIVLSELGYYCDRTDLSRLIRRTVGSLEPDGVVLACHWRHPPLGYPLTGDQVHAALIAESGLDVIVSHLEEDFRLDVLAPPGTPSVARWAGVLA is encoded by the coding sequence GTGACCACGGGGACGGCGGCGGTCCCGACCGTGCCGGTCTTCGATCGCAACGACACCGGCACCCCGGAGGACCGGTGGCGGGCGTCGCGGATCGACGAGCGGGCCGCGCCGCTGAACCTGGACGGAATCGACCGGGTGCTGGTGCTGTCCGCCCATCCGGACGACGAAACCCTCGGCGCCGGCGGCCTGCTGGCCCGCCTGCAGGCCCGGGGGCGGCCGATCCAGGTGATCGTGGCCAGCGACGGTGAGGGCTCGCATCCGGGCTCGCCCACCCATCCGCCGGAGCGGCTCGCGGCCCTGCGCCGCGCCGAACTGGATCGGGCGCTGCACCGATTGGCGCCGTCCGCGACGGTGCGCCGGCTGGGCCTGCCCGACGGCACCCTGGCCACCGAGCACGAGCGCCTGGTCGCCGCCGCGCTCGAGGCGCTGGAGCCGGCGGCGCCGGGCACCCTGCTGCTCACCCCCTGGCGGGACGACGCGCACCCGGACCACGAGGCGGTGGCGCGGGCCGGCGAGCAGGCCGCCGCGGCGACCGGCGCCCGGGTGCTGCAGTTCCCGATCTGGGCCTGGCACTGGGCCGGTCCGGACGACGCCCGCCTGCACGATTCGCGCCTGGCCGTGCTGGCCCTGGCCGACGACGAACTGGCCGCCAAGCGGGCGGCCATTGCCGAGCACCGCAGCCAGGTCAGCGCGCTGAGCCCGGACCCGGCCGACCGGCCGGTGCTGCACGAGGCGTTCCTGGCCCACTTCCGCCGCCCGTACGAGATCTTCCTGCCGGTCGAGCGAACCCTGCCCACCGACTATTTCGAGGCGCTGTACGAGGTCAAGGACGACCCCTGGGGCCTGGGCGCCAACTGGTACGAGCAGCGCAAGCGGGCCATCACCGAGTCATCGCTGACCCGGCCCCGATTCCGCTCGGCGTTCGAGCCGGGCTGTGCGATCGGACTGTTGACCGAGCTGCTGGCCCCGCGCTGCGCGAGGTTGCTGGCCGCCGACCTGGCCGACTCGGCCGTTGCGGCCACCCGCCGGCGGGTGGCCGACCAGCCGCACGTCCAGGTGCGGCGGATCGCCGTGCCCGAGCAGTGGCCGTCGGAGCGGTTCGACCTGATCGTGCTGTCGGAGCTGGGCTACTACTGCGACCGCACGGATCTGTCCCGGCTGATCCGGCGCACGGTCGGCTCGCTCGAGCCGGACGGCGTCGTGCTGGCCTGCCACTGGCGCCACCCGCCGTTGGGATACCCGCTGACCGGGGACCAGGTGCACGCCGCGCTGATCGCCGAATCGGGTCTGGATGTGATCGTCAGCCATCTGGAGGAGGACTTCCGGCTGGATGTGCTGGCGCCCCCGGGGACGCCCTCGGTGGCCCGGTGGGCCGGCGTGCTGGCGTGA
- a CDS encoding acyl-CoA dehydrogenase family protein — protein MTATPLAETAAAAAARPDDPTPGDLVALAAAVAGDAGRALALARQVGPRLAVPGRGRTARRWALLRDLAAADLTAARVAEAHTDALAILAEDQAVGGRTSLDADRAAAQLWGVFAAEGPGVRVDAQPAGDGWVLSGTKPWCSLADRLDRALITAHLPGGGRRLFAIDLTGPHVRVDPPTGWYARGLVQVSSTAVHLDRCPAEPVGADGWYLTRSGFAWGGMGVAACWLGGAIGVARALHRAVRAREPDQIGLMHLGAIDAALTAGQHLLDAAAAAVDDGRADGPAGALWAARVRAVVAGTVDTVLTRVGHALGPAPLAFDDDHARRVADLQLYVRQQHAERDDAALGALVRDRKEWP, from the coding sequence GTGACTGCGACCCCCCTCGCCGAGACCGCCGCCGCTGCGGCGGCCCGTCCCGACGACCCCACGCCCGGCGACCTCGTCGCGCTGGCCGCCGCGGTCGCCGGCGACGCCGGCCGCGCGCTGGCCCTGGCCCGGCAGGTCGGCCCCCGGCTTGCGGTGCCCGGCCGCGGGCGGACGGCCCGGCGGTGGGCCCTGCTGCGGGATCTGGCCGCGGCCGATCTGACTGCCGCCCGGGTGGCCGAGGCGCACACCGACGCCCTGGCCATCCTGGCCGAAGACCAGGCGGTCGGCGGCCGGACCAGCCTGGACGCCGACCGGGCCGCCGCGCAGCTGTGGGGTGTCTTCGCCGCGGAGGGTCCCGGGGTGCGGGTCGACGCCCAGCCGGCCGGCGACGGCTGGGTCCTGTCCGGCACCAAGCCGTGGTGCTCGCTGGCCGACCGGCTGGACCGGGCGCTGATCACCGCGCACCTGCCCGGCGGCGGCCGCCGCCTGTTCGCCATCGATCTGACCGGCCCGCACGTGCGGGTCGATCCACCGACCGGCTGGTACGCCCGCGGGCTGGTGCAGGTGAGCTCGACCGCGGTGCACCTGGACCGCTGCCCGGCCGAGCCGGTCGGGGCCGACGGCTGGTACCTGACCCGGTCCGGGTTCGCCTGGGGCGGGATGGGGGTGGCGGCCTGCTGGCTCGGCGGCGCCATCGGCGTCGCCCGGGCCCTGCACCGCGCGGTGCGCGCCCGCGAGCCGGACCAGATCGGCCTGATGCACCTGGGCGCGATCGATGCCGCGCTGACCGCGGGTCAGCACCTGCTCGACGCGGCCGCGGCGGCCGTCGACGACGGGCGGGCCGACGGCCCGGCCGGCGCCCTGTGGGCGGCCCGGGTTCGCGCCGTGGTCGCCGGCACGGTCGACACCGTGCTCACCCGGGTCGGGCACGCGCTCGGCCCGGCGCCGCTGGCGTTCGACGACGACCACGCCCGACGGGTCGCCGACCTGCAGCTGTACGTGCGCCAGCAGCACGCCGAGCGGGACGACGCGGCGCTCGGCGCGCTCGTCCGCGACCGCAAGGAATGGCCGTGA